A portion of the Stella humosa genome contains these proteins:
- a CDS encoding branched-chain amino acid ABC transporter permease — MDWNLFLQLLVNGLIVGALYGVVAMCFVLIYKASQVVNFAQGEFVLIGAWVCWFFLTKYQIPFIWGFLMTLVFMVIFGILIQVVVLRPMIGEPVISVIMVTIGLSIVFQALMKWAFGVFAQPFPPIFERESVAVFGLEVRTVYLVSLVVSVGIMAGFAYFFKATRMGLAMRATAFDQQVAQSLGISIRSVFAMAWAISAAVSAVAGVVVGVVNGVSSALSFIGIKVFPAVILGGLDSIVGGVLGGVIIGVLENMAHFVDSQWLHWGNLIEVVPFWVLIVILMIKPYGLFGTRDIERV; from the coding sequence ATGGACTGGAACCTCTTTCTTCAGCTCCTGGTAAACGGCCTCATCGTCGGCGCGCTCTATGGCGTCGTCGCCATGTGCTTCGTGCTGATCTACAAGGCCAGCCAGGTGGTGAACTTCGCCCAGGGCGAGTTCGTGTTGATCGGCGCCTGGGTGTGCTGGTTCTTCCTGACCAAGTATCAGATCCCCTTCATATGGGGCTTCCTGATGACCCTGGTCTTCATGGTCATCTTCGGCATCCTGATCCAGGTCGTCGTGCTGCGGCCGATGATCGGCGAGCCGGTGATCTCGGTCATCATGGTGACGATCGGCCTGTCGATCGTCTTCCAGGCGCTGATGAAATGGGCTTTCGGCGTCTTCGCCCAACCCTTCCCGCCGATCTTCGAGCGGGAGTCCGTGGCCGTGTTCGGGCTGGAGGTGCGGACGGTCTATCTCGTCAGCCTGGTCGTGTCGGTCGGGATCATGGCCGGCTTCGCCTACTTCTTCAAAGCCACGCGCATGGGCCTGGCGATGCGAGCGACTGCCTTCGACCAGCAGGTGGCGCAGTCGCTGGGCATCTCGATCCGCAGCGTCTTCGCCATGGCCTGGGCCATCTCGGCCGCCGTCTCGGCGGTGGCGGGCGTGGTCGTCGGCGTCGTCAACGGCGTCTCCTCGGCGCTCTCCTTCATCGGCATCAAGGTGTTCCCCGCCGTCATCCTGGGCGGGCTCGATTCCATCGTCGGCGGCGTGCTGGGCGGGGTCATCATCGGGGTGCTGGAGAACATGGCCCACTTCGTCGACAGCCAGTGGCTGCACTGGGGCAACCTGATCGAGGTGGTGCCCTTCTGGGTGCTGATCGTGATCCTGATGATCAAGCCGTACGGGCTGTTCGGCACCCGCGACATCGAGCGGGTGTAG
- a CDS encoding branched-chain amino acid ABC transporter permease codes for MASPGFRPCGDFKSDYASDTRIFDTAASRWFCLAGVLLLCLLPIISETSGIELKYELSLLIQIGYLGIAALGLNILVGFTGQISIGHAAFFGFGAFASPFLNNKFGIPVFFSIPLAGLMATAVGMLFGIPAARLKGLYLAIATLAAQFILQDFFGRADWFSGGTHGAPAAPFTIFGFAFDTDATFFYVVLAYVVALYLAAANLMRTRDGRALVAVRDHYLSAEMMGINLTKYRTMSFGISSFYAGIGGALYGHYLGFVSVEGFTILFSIQFLGMIIIGGLGSIMGSLMGTAFMVLLPEVMDALTGLLAGTSIDRALGLKENLSYLREVAIGVTIILFLVFEPDGLAHRWRQVKAYWKLYPFSY; via the coding sequence ATGGCCAGCCCCGGCTTCCGCCCCTGCGGCGACTTCAAGTCCGACTACGCGTCGGACACCCGCATCTTCGACACCGCCGCCAGCCGCTGGTTCTGCCTGGCGGGGGTGCTGCTGCTTTGCCTGCTGCCGATCATTTCCGAGACGTCCGGAATCGAGCTGAAATACGAGCTCTCGCTGCTGATCCAGATCGGCTATCTCGGCATCGCCGCACTCGGCCTCAACATCCTGGTGGGGTTCACCGGGCAAATCTCGATCGGGCACGCGGCCTTCTTCGGCTTCGGCGCCTTCGCCTCGCCCTTCCTCAACAACAAGTTCGGCATCCCGGTCTTCTTCTCGATCCCGCTGGCGGGCCTGATGGCGACGGCGGTCGGCATGCTGTTCGGCATCCCCGCCGCCCGGCTGAAGGGGCTCTACCTCGCCATCGCGACACTGGCCGCGCAGTTCATCCTGCAGGATTTCTTCGGCCGGGCCGACTGGTTCTCGGGCGGCACGCACGGCGCGCCGGCGGCTCCGTTCACCATCTTCGGCTTCGCCTTCGACACCGACGCCACCTTCTTCTACGTCGTGCTGGCCTATGTGGTGGCCCTCTACCTGGCGGCCGCCAACCTGATGCGCACGCGCGACGGCCGGGCCCTGGTGGCGGTGCGCGACCATTATCTCTCGGCCGAGATGATGGGCATCAACCTGACGAAATACCGGACCATGTCGTTCGGCATCTCGTCCTTCTATGCCGGCATCGGCGGCGCCCTCTACGGCCACTATCTGGGGTTCGTGTCGGTCGAGGGCTTCACCATCCTCTTCTCGATCCAGTTCCTCGGCATGATCATCATCGGCGGGCTGGGCTCGATCATGGGATCGCTGATGGGCACCGCGTTCATGGTGCTCCTGCCCGAGGTGATGGACGCGCTGACCGGCCTGCTCGCCGGCACCAGCATCGACCGCGCGCTGGGGCTGAAGGAGAACCTGTCCTACCTGCGCGAGGTGGCGATCGGCGTCACGATCATCCTGTTCCTGGTGTTCGAGCCGGACGGCCTCGCCCACCGCTGGCGGCAGGTCAAGGCGTACTGGAAGCTCTATCCCTTTTCATACTAG
- the ahcY gene encoding adenosylhomocysteinase — translation MAAAASPDFKVKDIGLADWGRKEIAIAETEMPGLMALRAEFGKSQPLKGARVAGCLHMTIQTAVLIETLVHLGASVRWSSCNIFSTQDQAAAAIAAVGVPVFAWKGETEEEYDWCIEQTIKGPDIDGKPGWRPNMLLDDGGDMTIIMHERYPELLADVKGVSEETTTGVHRLYEMARKGTLKIPAINVNDSVTKSKFDNLYGVRESLVDGIKRATDVMLAGKIAVVAGYGDVGKGSAASLRSQGARVMVTEIDPICALQAAMEGYQVVTMDDAASMGDIFVTATGNIDVITLDHMRQMKDRAIVCNIGHFDSEIQIASLSNYTWDEVKPQVDEVVFPDGKRLIVLAKGRLVNLGCATGHPSFVMSASFTNQVLAQIELWNNVGRYERQVYVLPKHLDEKVAALHLDKLGARLTKLSAAQADYIGVKDAGPYKPEHYRY, via the coding sequence ATGGCCGCTGCCGCTTCGCCCGACTTCAAGGTTAAGGACATCGGCCTCGCCGACTGGGGCCGCAAGGAAATCGCCATCGCCGAGACGGAGATGCCGGGCCTGATGGCGCTGCGCGCCGAGTTCGGTAAGTCGCAGCCGCTGAAGGGCGCGCGCGTCGCCGGCTGCCTGCACATGACCATCCAGACCGCCGTCCTGATCGAGACGCTGGTCCATCTCGGCGCCTCGGTGCGCTGGAGCTCGTGCAACATCTTCTCGACCCAGGACCAGGCCGCGGCCGCGATCGCCGCCGTCGGCGTCCCCGTGTTCGCCTGGAAGGGCGAGACCGAGGAAGAATACGACTGGTGCATCGAGCAGACGATCAAGGGCCCGGACATCGACGGCAAGCCGGGCTGGCGCCCGAACATGCTGCTGGATGACGGCGGCGACATGACCATCATCATGCACGAGCGCTATCCGGAACTGCTGGCCGACGTGAAGGGCGTGTCCGAGGAGACGACGACCGGCGTCCACCGCCTCTACGAGATGGCGCGCAAGGGCACGCTCAAGATCCCGGCGATCAACGTCAACGACAGCGTCACCAAGTCGAAGTTCGACAACCTCTATGGTGTGCGCGAGAGCCTGGTCGACGGCATCAAGCGCGCGACCGACGTGATGCTGGCTGGCAAGATCGCCGTCGTCGCCGGCTATGGCGATGTCGGCAAGGGCTCGGCCGCCTCGCTGCGCAGCCAGGGCGCCCGCGTCATGGTGACCGAGATCGACCCGATCTGCGCCTTGCAGGCGGCGATGGAAGGCTACCAGGTGGTGACGATGGACGATGCCGCGTCCATGGGTGACATCTTCGTCACCGCGACCGGCAACATCGACGTCATCACGCTCGACCATATGCGGCAGATGAAGGACCGGGCGATCGTCTGCAACATCGGCCACTTCGACAGCGAGATCCAGATCGCGTCCCTCTCCAACTACACCTGGGACGAGGTGAAGCCGCAGGTCGACGAGGTGGTCTTCCCCGACGGCAAGCGCCTGATCGTCCTGGCCAAGGGCCGCCTGGTCAATCTCGGCTGCGCCACCGGCCACCCGAGCTTCGTGATGAGCGCGTCCTTCACCAACCAGGTGCTGGCGCAGATCGAGCTCTGGAACAATGTCGGCCGCTACGAGCGGCAGGTCTACGTCCTGCCCAAGCACCTGGACGAGAAGGTGGCCGCCCTCCATCTCGACAAGCTGGGCGCCCGCCTGACCAAGCTGTCCGCCGCCCAGGCCGACTATATCGGCGTGAAGGATGCCGGCCCCTACAAGCCGGAGCACTATCGCTACTGA
- a CDS encoding FitA-like ribbon-helix-helix domain-containing protein translates to MAQLTVGDIDQDVMERLRALAQSRGQSLEATVREVLGDAVRIEPPASEHIAARIARRFQSIGLDEDLPEFKGTPARPMDAGIRRY, encoded by the coding sequence ATGGCCCAACTTACGGTGGGGGATATCGACCAGGATGTGATGGAAAGGCTGCGCGCTCTCGCGCAAAGCCGTGGCCAGAGCCTGGAGGCCACCGTCCGGGAAGTTCTGGGCGATGCCGTACGCATCGAGCCGCCGGCATCGGAACACATAGCGGCTCGGATCGCACGGCGATTCCAATCCATCGGGCTGGATGAAGACCTGCCGGAGTTCAAGGGAACACCGGCTCGCCCGATGGATGCGGGCATACGCAGATATTGA
- a CDS encoding phenylacetate--CoA ligase family protein — translation MIGPFFDELETRPPEAREAALMAALPVQVAHARTHAPYYADSLAGIDPASVTTRTALAALPVTRKSDLIAQQQRVPPFGGLNATPSSGLARLFASPGPIYDPEGHGRDWWRFARALHAAGFRPGEVLHNCFSYHLTPAGAMLESAAHTIGCAVIPGGVGQTEQQVRAIADLRPHGYSGTPSFLKIILEKAAELGADVSSMTKALVSGEALPPALRQDLAGRGVAVLQCYGTADLGLIAYESTAREGMIVDEGVIVEIVRPGTGDPVPDGEPGEVVVTTFNRDYPLIRFATGDVSAILAGASPCGRTNARIKGWMGRADQTTKVRGMFVHPAQVAEVVRRHPEIARARLVVSSEGGRDQMTLECEAPGSGAALASRIADTLQAVTKLRGEVALHPAIAPDAKVIEDRRG, via the coding sequence ATGATCGGACCCTTCTTCGACGAGCTAGAGACCCGCCCGCCCGAGGCGCGCGAGGCTGCCCTGATGGCGGCCCTGCCGGTGCAGGTCGCTCATGCTCGCACCCATGCGCCCTACTATGCCGACAGCCTGGCCGGGATCGACCCGGCGTCGGTGACGACGCGCACGGCGCTGGCCGCCCTGCCGGTCACCCGCAAGAGCGACCTGATCGCGCAGCAGCAGCGGGTTCCGCCCTTCGGCGGCCTGAATGCCACGCCGTCATCCGGCCTGGCGCGCCTGTTCGCCTCGCCCGGCCCGATCTACGACCCGGAGGGGCACGGGCGCGACTGGTGGCGCTTCGCGCGCGCGCTGCACGCCGCCGGCTTCCGCCCGGGCGAGGTGCTGCACAACTGCTTCAGCTATCACCTGACGCCGGCCGGCGCGATGCTGGAATCGGCCGCCCACACCATCGGCTGCGCGGTCATTCCGGGCGGCGTCGGCCAGACCGAGCAGCAGGTGCGCGCGATCGCCGACCTGCGCCCGCACGGCTATTCCGGCACGCCCTCCTTCCTGAAGATCATCCTGGAAAAGGCGGCCGAGCTGGGCGCCGACGTCTCGTCCATGACCAAGGCGCTGGTCTCCGGCGAGGCGCTGCCGCCGGCCCTGCGCCAGGACCTGGCCGGCCGCGGCGTCGCCGTCCTGCAATGCTACGGCACCGCCGACCTCGGCCTCATCGCCTATGAGAGTACGGCGCGCGAGGGCATGATCGTCGACGAGGGCGTCATCGTCGAGATCGTGCGGCCGGGCACCGGCGACCCGGTGCCAGACGGCGAGCCTGGCGAGGTCGTCGTCACGACCTTCAACCGCGACTATCCGCTCATCCGGTTCGCCACCGGTGACGTGTCGGCCATCCTCGCCGGCGCCAGCCCCTGCGGCCGCACCAACGCCCGCATCAAGGGCTGGATGGGCCGCGCCGACCAGACGACCAAGGTGCGCGGCATGTTCGTCCACCCGGCCCAGGTGGCCGAGGTGGTGCGCCGCCACCCGGAGATCGCACGCGCCCGGCTGGTGGTGTCGAGCGAGGGCGGGCGGGACCAGATGACGCTGGAGTGCGAAGCCCCGGGAAGCGGTGCCGCCCTGGCGTCCCGCATCGCCGACACCTTGCAGGCCGTGACCAAGCTGCGGGGCGAGGTGGCCCTGCACCCCGCCATCGCCCCGGACGCCAAGGTCATCGAGGACAGGCGGGGGTAG
- a CDS encoding ABC transporter ATP-binding protein: MGDTIITPPAQILTVEDISLAFGGVRALTEVGFGVAKGELFAIIGPNGAGKTSMLNCISGRYRPQKGTIRFQGRDVTQLSPNHRATIGIGRTFQNLALFGHMSVLDNIMVGRHHLLRSNVLSGALYWLGGAQKEELAHRREVEEIIDFLEIQHVRKATAGTLSYGLRKRVELARAIALKPELILLDEPMAGMNLEEKEDMARYIVDLNEEWGMTVVMIEHDMGVVMDISHRVMVLDFGRRIALGLPAEVMAHPQVRRAYLGVADDEDVEAAEAEAGR, from the coding sequence TTGGGCGATACGATCATCACGCCACCCGCGCAGATCCTGACGGTCGAGGACATCAGCCTCGCCTTCGGCGGCGTGCGCGCGCTGACCGAGGTCGGCTTCGGCGTCGCCAAGGGCGAGCTGTTCGCCATCATCGGCCCGAACGGGGCCGGCAAGACCTCGATGCTGAACTGCATCTCCGGCCGCTACCGGCCGCAGAAGGGGACGATCCGCTTCCAGGGGCGCGATGTCACCCAGCTCTCGCCCAACCACCGCGCTACCATCGGCATCGGCCGAACCTTCCAGAATCTCGCGCTCTTCGGCCATATGAGCGTGCTCGACAACATCATGGTCGGGCGCCACCACCTCTTGCGCTCGAACGTGCTGTCGGGCGCCCTCTACTGGCTGGGCGGCGCGCAGAAGGAGGAGCTGGCCCATCGCCGCGAGGTCGAGGAGATCATCGACTTCCTGGAGATCCAGCACGTCCGCAAGGCCACGGCCGGCACGCTTTCCTATGGCCTGCGCAAGCGGGTGGAACTGGCCCGCGCCATCGCCCTGAAGCCCGAGCTGATCCTGCTGGACGAGCCCATGGCCGGCATGAACCTCGAAGAGAAGGAGGACATGGCCCGCTACATCGTCGACCTCAACGAGGAGTGGGGGATGACGGTGGTGATGATCGAGCACGACATGGGCGTGGTCATGGACATCTCGCACCGGGTCATGGTGCTGGATTTCGGCCGCCGTATCGCGCTGGGTCTGCCGGCCGAGGTGATGGCCCATCCGCAGGTGCGCCGCGCCTATCTGGGCGTGGCCGACGACGAGGATGTGGAAGCGGCCGAAGCGGAGGCCGGGCGATGA
- a CDS encoding ABC transporter substrate-binding protein — MRMKPMVLTAAAAALIAAPAAAQQKINVGHLADYSGATSDVGKPFGEGVADAMAWINKNGGVAKRQVNLDTVDYGYQVPRSIATYKKWTGRDKVVAIFGWGTADTEALITFVSKDQIPYISGSYAGSLTDPTGQAEKSTAAAPFNFFYGPSYSDAARALVTWAADDWKKKGGQGKPKYVHMGANHPYPNAPKAAAEDLAKELGFDVLPAIQFALTPGDYTAQCLTLKQSGANYAYLGNTAGSNVSVLKACKNAGVDVQFMGNVWGMDENAAKAAGNAADGVVIPVRTRTLWTDEAPGMKTVREIGGADNYRPLHYIAGICTAFYIKEAMEWANANGGITALKIRDGMYAKKDWVPKGMEGVCVPSTWTKTDHRPTTEVQLYRARVTAATDAPLNDLIKSGAVKMEKVTVVNLPRKPEWLGW; from the coding sequence ATGCGCATGAAGCCCATGGTGCTGACCGCCGCGGCGGCAGCCCTGATCGCGGCGCCGGCCGCGGCCCAGCAGAAGATCAATGTCGGGCATCTGGCCGACTACAGCGGCGCCACCTCGGACGTGGGCAAGCCGTTCGGCGAAGGCGTCGCCGATGCCATGGCCTGGATCAACAAGAATGGCGGCGTCGCCAAGCGCCAGGTGAACCTCGACACCGTCGACTACGGCTACCAGGTGCCGCGCTCGATCGCGACCTACAAGAAATGGACCGGCCGCGACAAGGTGGTGGCCATCTTCGGCTGGGGCACGGCCGATACCGAGGCGCTGATCACCTTCGTCTCCAAGGACCAGATCCCCTACATCTCCGGCTCCTATGCCGGCTCGCTGACCGACCCGACCGGCCAGGCCGAGAAGTCGACGGCGGCCGCCCCCTTCAACTTCTTCTACGGCCCGTCCTATTCCGACGCGGCGCGCGCGCTGGTCACCTGGGCGGCCGACGACTGGAAGAAGAAGGGCGGGCAGGGCAAGCCGAAATACGTCCACATGGGCGCCAACCATCCCTACCCGAACGCGCCCAAGGCCGCGGCCGAGGACCTGGCCAAGGAGCTTGGCTTCGACGTGCTGCCGGCGATCCAGTTCGCGCTGACGCCCGGCGACTACACCGCCCAGTGCCTGACGCTGAAGCAGTCCGGCGCCAACTACGCCTATCTCGGCAACACGGCCGGCTCGAACGTCTCGGTGTTGAAGGCGTGCAAGAACGCCGGCGTCGACGTGCAGTTCATGGGCAATGTCTGGGGCATGGACGAGAACGCGGCCAAGGCCGCCGGCAATGCCGCCGACGGCGTCGTCATCCCGGTGCGCACCCGCACGCTGTGGACCGACGAGGCCCCCGGCATGAAGACCGTGCGCGAGATCGGCGGCGCGGACAACTACCGACCGCTGCACTACATCGCCGGCATCTGCACCGCCTTCTACATCAAGGAAGCGATGGAGTGGGCCAATGCCAATGGCGGCATCACGGCCCTCAAGATCCGCGACGGCATGTATGCCAAGAAGGACTGGGTGCCCAAGGGCATGGAGGGCGTGTGCGTGCCGTCCACCTGGACCAAGACCGACCATCGCCCGACGACCGAGGTGCAGCTCTATCGCGCCCGGGTGACGGCCGCCACCGACGCGCCGCTGAACGACCTGATCAAGTCGGGCGCAGTGAAGATGGAGAAGGTCACCGTGGTCAACCTGCCGCGCAAGCCGGAATGGCTCGGCTGGTAG
- a CDS encoding AMP-binding protein produces MSWSPADFDRCDTLPKLLLHNGTANAAAVAMREKEFGIWRALAWGEVLARTRDTALGLEGLGVGRGQVVGIIGDNRPDWVMGEVATHALGAMSLGIYRDALEDEVAYLITHAGIAVILAEDEEQVDKLLGLEDRIPTVRHIVYADPRGMRKYEDPRLLPLADLLAAGRARATAEPRRFEDLVAAGAADDVAVLCTTSGTTSHPKVAMLSGGSIIRHCRSYLAADPKDADDEYVSVLPLPWIMEQIYAVGKWLVCGMRVNFVEEPETMMADFREVGATFVLFAPRVWEAMAADVRARMMDASPLKQRLFDLGMKLGARALDGGGRSWLAEQVLFRALRDRLGFSRLKSAATGGSALGPETFRFFQALGVPLRQLYGQTELLGAYTIHRAGDVDFDTVGVGFDQGVEIRIDQPDGQGVGEIVTRHPNLFAGYYRNEEATLADLRDGWMHTGDAGYFDPKGHLVVIDRIRDMATTVRGHRFSPQYIENKLKFSPYVAEAVILGDGRDHLAAIVCIRFPTVSKWAEKRRIAFTTYSDLAAKDEVYALLLAEVAAVNAKLPEAQRIQKFLLLYKELDADDGELTRTRKVRRAVINEKYGDIIDAVYAGAATVPVDTTIAFQDGTRQRIRTTLRVVDLAGSGAGSSTARAA; encoded by the coding sequence ATGAGCTGGAGCCCGGCCGACTTCGATCGCTGCGACACGCTGCCCAAGCTGCTGCTGCACAACGGCACCGCCAATGCCGCCGCCGTTGCCATGCGCGAGAAGGAGTTCGGCATCTGGCGGGCGCTCGCCTGGGGCGAGGTGCTGGCGCGCACGCGCGACACGGCGCTGGGGCTGGAGGGACTGGGCGTCGGCCGCGGCCAGGTGGTCGGCATCATCGGCGACAACCGGCCCGACTGGGTGATGGGCGAGGTCGCGACCCATGCGCTGGGCGCCATGAGCCTCGGCATCTATCGCGATGCGCTGGAAGACGAGGTCGCCTACCTCATCACCCATGCCGGCATCGCCGTCATCCTGGCCGAGGACGAGGAACAGGTCGACAAGCTGCTGGGCCTGGAAGACCGCATCCCGACGGTGCGCCACATCGTCTATGCCGACCCGCGCGGCATGCGGAAGTACGAGGACCCCCGCCTGCTGCCACTGGCCGACCTGCTGGCCGCGGGCCGGGCGCGGGCGACGGCCGAGCCGCGGCGGTTCGAAGACTTGGTCGCGGCCGGCGCGGCCGACGATGTGGCCGTGCTCTGCACCACGTCGGGCACGACGTCCCACCCCAAGGTGGCGATGCTGTCGGGCGGCTCCATCATCCGCCACTGCCGCTCCTACCTGGCGGCCGATCCCAAGGATGCCGACGACGAGTATGTCTCGGTCCTGCCGCTGCCCTGGATCATGGAGCAGATCTACGCCGTCGGGAAATGGCTCGTCTGCGGCATGCGGGTGAACTTCGTCGAGGAGCCCGAGACGATGATGGCCGACTTCCGCGAGGTCGGCGCCACCTTCGTCCTTTTCGCCCCGCGGGTGTGGGAGGCGATGGCGGCCGACGTGCGGGCGCGCATGATGGATGCCTCGCCCCTGAAGCAGCGCCTGTTCGATCTCGGCATGAAGCTGGGGGCCCGGGCGCTGGACGGCGGCGGCCGCTCCTGGCTGGCCGAGCAGGTGCTGTTCCGCGCGCTGCGCGACCGGCTCGGCTTCTCGCGCCTGAAATCGGCTGCCACCGGCGGCTCGGCCCTGGGGCCCGAGACGTTCCGCTTCTTCCAGGCGCTGGGCGTGCCGCTGCGCCAACTCTACGGCCAGACCGAGCTGCTGGGCGCCTACACCATCCACCGCGCCGGCGACGTCGATTTCGATACCGTCGGCGTCGGCTTCGACCAGGGCGTGGAAATCCGCATCGACCAGCCGGACGGGCAGGGCGTGGGCGAGATCGTCACCCGCCACCCGAACCTGTTCGCGGGGTACTACCGCAACGAGGAAGCGACGCTGGCCGACCTGCGCGACGGCTGGATGCATACGGGCGATGCCGGCTATTTCGACCCCAAGGGCCACCTCGTCGTCATCGACCGCATCCGCGACATGGCGACGACGGTCCGGGGCCATCGCTTCTCGCCGCAATACATCGAGAACAAGCTGAAATTCTCGCCCTACGTCGCCGAGGCGGTGATCCTGGGCGACGGGCGCGACCATCTGGCGGCGATCGTCTGCATCCGCTTCCCCACCGTCTCGAAATGGGCCGAGAAGCGCCGCATCGCCTTCACCACCTACAGCGACCTGGCTGCCAAGGACGAGGTCTATGCGCTGCTGCTGGCAGAGGTGGCGGCGGTCAATGCCAAGCTGCCGGAGGCCCAGCGTATCCAGAAGTTCCTGCTGCTCTACAAGGAACTGGATGCCGACGACGGCGAGCTGACGCGCACCCGCAAGGTGCGCCGCGCCGTCATCAACGAAAAGTACGGCGACATCATCGACGCCGTCTATGCCGGTGCCGCGACCGTGCCGGTGGACACCACGATCGCCTTCCAGGATGGCACCCGGCAGCGAATCCGCACGACGCTGCGGGTGGTCGATCTGGCTGGCAGCGGGGCCGGCAGCAGCACGGCGCGGGCCGCCTGA
- a CDS encoding ABC transporter ATP-binding protein yields MSVAAEPALSPPAAAVPSVRPLLAVNNIEVVYADVILVLRGLSLAVPPGQIVALLGANGAGKSTTLKAISGLLKTEDGAITRGEVLFDGQPIQGLEPEAIVRRGIFQVMEGRRIIADMTCLENLRLGAFTRPRADRGRIAADIDMVYQYFPRLKERTGLAGYLSGGEQQMLAIGRALMAKPKLILMDEPSMGLSPFLVQEVFHIIRQLVADLGVTILLVEQNARMALQVASYGYIMERGKVVLDGTADALAQNEDVKEFYLGGGGGEDRKSFKNLKSYKRRKRWL; encoded by the coding sequence ATGAGCGTCGCGGCCGAGCCCGCCCTGTCCCCGCCCGCGGCGGCCGTGCCATCGGTGCGGCCGCTGCTGGCGGTGAACAATATCGAGGTCGTCTATGCCGACGTCATCCTCGTGCTGCGCGGCCTGTCGCTGGCCGTGCCGCCGGGGCAGATCGTGGCCCTGCTTGGGGCCAACGGTGCCGGCAAGTCGACGACGCTGAAGGCGATCTCGGGCCTGCTGAAGACCGAGGACGGCGCCATCACCCGCGGCGAGGTGCTGTTCGACGGCCAGCCCATCCAGGGGCTGGAGCCGGAGGCGATCGTGCGCCGCGGCATCTTCCAGGTGATGGAGGGGCGCCGCATCATCGCCGACATGACCTGCCTGGAGAACCTGCGGCTCGGCGCCTTCACGCGGCCGCGCGCCGATCGTGGCCGCATCGCCGCCGACATCGACATGGTCTACCAGTATTTCCCGCGCCTGAAGGAACGCACGGGCCTCGCCGGTTACCTCTCGGGCGGCGAACAGCAGATGCTGGCGATCGGCCGCGCGCTGATGGCCAAGCCCAAGCTGATCCTGATGGACGAGCCCTCCATGGGCCTGTCCCCCTTCCTGGTGCAGGAGGTGTTCCACATCATCCGCCAGCTCGTCGCCGACCTCGGCGTCACCATCCTGCTGGTGGAACAGAACGCCCGCATGGCCCTCCAGGTCGCCAGCTACGGCTACATCATGGAGCGCGGCAAAGTGGTGCTGGACGGAACGGCTGACGCACTCGCCCAGAACGAGGACGTGAAGGAATTCTACCTCGGCGGCGGCGGCGGCGAGGACCGCAAGTCCTTCAAGAACCTGAAATCCTACAAGCGGCGCAAACGCTGGCTGTGA